A stretch of Acipenser ruthenus chromosome 1, fAciRut3.2 maternal haplotype, whole genome shotgun sequence DNA encodes these proteins:
- the LOC117420941 gene encoding serine protease HTRA2, mitochondrial-like, translating to MVALVNSSLLRVVRRCVQVSRFQSRLFTLRALANSAADPGQVRSGSGSVCESAPHPDTAGSGWSTDSNRADLFKAVCAIALGIGGATLLYSRRQGEKQKQQEKSHLEGGVGSSVFEYILPTARCASPFKPDSPRYKYNFIADVVEKSAPAVVFIEIIARNRSGQEVPVSSGSGFVISQDGLIITNAHVVANKRGVKVKLANGDTYNAVVQDVDQVADIATIKINAKHPLPTLSLGRSSDVRQGEFVVAMGSPLALRNTITSGIVSSVQRGSQELGLSNSNMDYIQTDAAIDFGNSGGPLINLDGDVIGINTMKVTASISFAIPSDHLRQFLISAEKKKSQCGGSEMKRRYVGIMMLTLTPRIIEELKLRDPGFPDVTHGVLSHRIIMGSPAYQAGMKPGDIVLEINGQTIKTAEEIYNAVRTCDRINMVVKRGQDLLMLHMTPEMTE from the exons ATGGTAGCGCTGGTAAATAGCAGTTTGTTACGGGTGGTCAGGAGATGTGTTCAGGTTTCTCGATTCCAGTCACGGCTTTTTACTTTACGAGCCCTCGCTAACAGTGCAGCAGATCCTGGTCAAGTTCGATCGGGCTCGGGCAGTGTCTGCGAATCTGCACCTCACCCGGACACTGCAGGAAGCGGCTGGAGCACTGACTCTAACCGGGCAGACCTGTTCAAGGCAGTTTGCGCTATTGCTTTGGGGATCGGCGGGGCCACTTTGCTTTATTCCAGGCGGCAGGGTGAGAAACAGAAGCAGCAGGAGAAAAGTCACCTTGAAGGCGGCGTGGGCAGTTCTGTATTCGAATACATCCTGCCGACAGCCCGGTGTGCTTCCCCGTTCAAACCAGACAGCCCCCGTTACAAATACAACTTCATCGCTGACGTGGTGGAAAAATCAGCACCTGCTGTTGTGTTTATTGAGATTATTGCAAG GAATCGTTCAGGCCAGGAGGTTCCAGTTTCGAGCGGCTCTGGGTTTGTCATCAGTCAGGATGGGCTGATCATCACGAACGCCCATGTGGTGGCCAACAAACGAGGAGTGAAAGTGAAGCTAGCCAATGGAGACACATATAACGCAGTGGTTCAGGATGTGGACCAAGTCGCCGATATTGCTACCATCAAAATCAATGCCAAG CACCCTCTCCCAACCCTCTCTCTGGGCCGCTCCTCAGATGTCCGGCAGGGTGAGTTTGTGGTTGCCATGGGGAGCCCCTTAGCCTTGCGCAACACCATCACCTCTGGGATCGTGAGCTCAGTGCAGCGAGGAAGTCAGGAGCTGGGCCTCTCCAACTCCAATATGGACTACATTCAAACTGATGCCGCTATTGAT TTTGGGAACTCGGGCGGACCCCTTATCAATCTG GACGGTGACGTCATTGGTATCAACACCATGAAAGTGACGGCAAGCATCTCCTTCGCCATTCCTTCAGACCATCTCAGGCAATTCTTGATCAGTGCAGAGAAGAAAA aatctCAGTGTGGAGGATCAGAAATGAAGAGACGCTATGTTGGTATAATGATGCTTACACTTACTCCCAG AATCATTGAAGAGTTGAAGCTTCGTGACCCCGGTTTCCCAGATGTTACCCACGGTGTGCTGAGTCACAGGATCATCATGGGCTCTCCTGCATACCA AGCTGGAATGAAACCTGGAGATATCGTCCTTGAGATCAATGGACAGACCATAAAGACAGCTGAAGAAATCTACAACGCAGTGCGGACCTGTGACCGTATTAACATGGTAGTGAAACGTGGGCAGGACCTGCTAATGCTGCACATGACCCCTGAAATGACAGAGTGA